A single window of Desulfovibrio sp. G11 DNA harbors:
- a CDS encoding FtsB family cell division protein, translated as MFWRSFILVVLGLISVVLFSRMVWGPTGLLEYRELKRQYAALEKQIAGLDAENMALSREIRLLQSDNQYVEKVIRQRLHYVRDNEVLYLFDASAKPHREP; from the coding sequence ATGTTCTGGCGTTCTTTCATACTTGTGGTGCTGGGCCTGATCAGTGTAGTGCTTTTCAGTCGCATGGTCTGGGGGCCTACCGGACTGCTTGAGTATCGTGAACTCAAACGGCAGTACGCCGCTCTCGAAAAGCAGATCGCCGGTCTGGATGCGGAAAACATGGCCCTCAGCCGTGAAATCCGCCTTTTGCAGTCTGACAACCAGTATGTGGAGAAAGTCATCCGGCAGCGCCTGCATTATGTGCGGGACAATGAGGTGCTTTACCTTTTTGACGCATCGGCCAAGCCCCATCGGGAGCCGTAG
- a CDS encoding M23 family metallopeptidase: MRKKSMFSSVLGILVVVALGVGGYTFFKDLEGPVIDVSPNTGRVSPASVLKVSMKDPSGIRSVTVGVRKNNVLNVIFNKHFDQYLPERTVEVPLKDANLREGAFDLEVRATDGSLAGFGQGNTRTVQLPMRLDTQPPRISVKTLPPNVRRGGAAVVRYTVDEDVTNSGVLVAGYFVPGYLQKDGSYICFFPFPYTMTAKDYKNSVEITATDLAGNVTKNRLTVMAFERTFKSDSLELSDDFLLSVENKLRHLAPNAANPLECYLYINNQVRAANVEDLRNISKDTASAMLWSGVFQRMPRSAPRAGYADHRFYNYQGKLVGESYHLGFDLASVRNDDVPAANSGRVIFSGDLGIYGNIVVIDHGLGLMSLYSHLNDSMVNAGDVVQKSQTIGHTGTTGLAFGDHLHFGIMVGGVEVTPLEWLDPKWIRDNITSRLEASMAQ; this comes from the coding sequence ATGCGAAAAAAAAGTATGTTTTCATCAGTGTTGGGTATTTTGGTAGTCGTTGCTCTTGGCGTAGGCGGCTACACATTCTTTAAGGACCTTGAAGGACCTGTTATTGACGTTTCGCCCAACACCGGCAGAGTTTCCCCTGCCAGCGTGCTCAAGGTCAGCATGAAGGATCCTTCAGGAATTCGTTCTGTTACAGTTGGAGTCCGAAAGAATAACGTGCTCAATGTTATTTTCAACAAACATTTTGATCAATACCTGCCCGAACGCACTGTGGAGGTTCCCTTAAAGGACGCCAACCTGCGTGAGGGAGCCTTTGATCTTGAGGTGCGCGCAACAGACGGCTCTCTGGCCGGTTTCGGGCAGGGCAACACCCGTACCGTGCAGCTTCCTATGCGCCTGGATACACAGCCCCCGCGCATATCCGTCAAAACCCTGCCCCCTAACGTCCGCCGTGGCGGTGCTGCAGTTGTGCGGTATACGGTTGACGAAGACGTCACCAACAGCGGGGTGCTGGTAGCCGGTTATTTTGTGCCGGGCTACCTGCAAAAAGACGGCAGCTATATCTGCTTTTTCCCTTTTCCATACACTATGACCGCCAAGGACTACAAGAACAGCGTGGAGATTACAGCCACCGACCTGGCGGGCAACGTCACCAAAAACCGTCTGACAGTTATGGCTTTTGAGCGTACCTTCAAAAGCGACAGCCTTGAACTGAGCGACGACTTTTTACTGAGTGTGGAAAACAAGCTGCGGCACCTTGCGCCGAATGCAGCCAACCCGCTGGAGTGCTACCTGTACATCAACAACCAGGTGCGCGCCGCCAACGTGGAAGATCTGCGCAATATCAGCAAGGATACGGCATCGGCCATGTTGTGGAGTGGCGTTTTCCAGCGCATGCCCCGCTCTGCCCCGCGCGCCGGATACGCAGACCACCGCTTTTATAATTACCAGGGCAAGCTTGTGGGCGAATCCTACCATCTGGGCTTTGACCTCGCCTCCGTTCGCAATGATGACGTGCCTGCCGCTAACAGCGGTCGCGTAATATTCAGCGGAGACCTGGGCATTTACGGCAATATTGTGGTCATTGACCACGGCCTTGGACTCATGTCCCTCTACTCTCACCTTAACGACTCAATGGTCAACGCGGGCGATGTGGTGCAAAAAAGCCAAACCATAGGGCATACGGGAACCACCGGCCTCGCTTTCGGTGACCATCTGCACTTCGGCATAATGGTGGGCGGTGTTGAAGTGACCCCCCTCGAATGGCTTGATCCCAAATGGATACGTGACAACATCACCAGCCGTCTCGAGGCGTCCATGGCCCAATAA
- a CDS encoding protein-L-isoaspartate(D-aspartate) O-methyltransferase: protein MVDPKRLRRRMVREQLEARGINDAEVLAAMSAVPRHLFVQEALRAQAYEDTPLPIGYGQTISQPYVVALMSQLLEVRRGMRVLEIGTGSGYQAAVLATMGCTVFTVERLRELYQDTGNLLRQLGLRGVHMQRRDGTLGMPEAAPFDRIIVTAGGPEVPRPLTDQLDEGGILLIPVGPRPRAQRLMRFRKEQGRMTGEDLGPAIFVDLVGDHGW, encoded by the coding sequence ATGGTGGACCCCAAACGCCTGCGACGACGCATGGTGCGTGAACAACTTGAAGCCAGAGGCATAAACGATGCCGAGGTGCTGGCCGCCATGTCGGCCGTGCCGCGTCATCTGTTTGTGCAGGAGGCGCTGCGCGCCCAGGCGTATGAGGATACCCCGCTGCCCATCGGCTACGGCCAGACCATTTCACAGCCTTATGTGGTGGCACTGATGAGCCAGTTGCTTGAAGTGCGCCGCGGCATGCGCGTGCTGGAAATAGGCACTGGCTCGGGATACCAGGCCGCGGTGCTCGCGACTATGGGCTGCACTGTCTTTACAGTGGAGCGTTTGCGCGAACTGTACCAGGATACAGGAAATCTCTTGCGGCAACTGGGCCTGCGCGGCGTACACATGCAGCGTCGGGACGGCACGCTGGGCATGCCCGAGGCCGCCCCCTTTGACAGAATCATTGTTACGGCGGGCGGGCCGGAAGTGCCGCGCCCCCTGACAGACCAGCTTGACGAAGGCGGCATTCTGCTTATTCCCGTGGGACCACGCCCCCGAGCACAGCGGCTCATGCGTTTTCGCAAGGAGCAGGGCCGCATGACCGGGGAAGACCTCGGTCCCGCTATTTTTGTGGACCTGGTGGGCGACCACGGCTGGTAG
- the pgsA gene encoding CDP-diacylglycerol--glycerol-3-phosphate 3-phosphatidyltransferase: MLNLANKITLLRILMTPLVVLLLYFEGPTVCKIAALAFIFASVTDWADGYVARRSNMVTSMGKFLDPLADKVLICSVLIMFVQLGWTEAWVVIIMVCRELVVTGLRAIAIDEGIVLAADKFGKAKTILQVFAIVPLTLHYPLWGMDPQPIGQVLLYAALALALISGTNYCYDFYRRTRERKDSGKA; this comes from the coding sequence ATGCTTAACCTTGCTAATAAAATTACGCTGTTACGTATTCTTATGACCCCTCTGGTGGTTTTACTGCTTTACTTTGAAGGTCCAACGGTGTGCAAGATCGCGGCCTTGGCCTTTATTTTTGCCTCAGTGACTGACTGGGCTGACGGTTATGTGGCCCGGCGTTCCAACATGGTTACCAGCATGGGCAAGTTTCTGGACCCGCTGGCCGACAAGGTGCTCATCTGCTCTGTGCTCATCATGTTTGTTCAGCTCGGCTGGACTGAGGCCTGGGTCGTTATCATCATGGTTTGTCGTGAACTTGTAGTCACAGGCCTTCGCGCCATTGCCATTGACGAAGGCATTGTGCTTGCTGCGGACAAGTTCGGCAAGGCCAAGACGATTCTGCAGGTTTTTGCCATTGTTCCCCTGACCCTGCATTATCCCCTGTGGGGTATGGACCCGCAGCCCATAGGGCAGGTCCTGTTGTATGCCGCGCTGGCGCTGGCGCTTATTTCCGGCACCAACTACTGCTATGATTTCTACCGTCGTACCCGCGAACGCAAGGATTCCGGCAAGGCATGA
- a CDS encoding Mrp/NBP35 family ATP-binding protein: MASCSSCSSSSSCPSATGKGGDGKCSDPVARQDKIIADRLGHIRHKLFVMSGKGGVGKSSVTVNTAAALARRGFKVGILDVDLHGPSVPNLLGLTSTVEMDPGGELMLPATYNENLSVISMDSLLQDKDQAILWRGPKKTAAIRQFISDVKWGDLDFLLIDSPPGTGDEHMTVMQSIPDALCVVVTTPQEISLADVRKAINFLQYTNSNVLGVVENMSGLVCPHCHQEIDLFKKGGGEDLAKRYGLKFLGAVPLDPTTVVAADRGVPVVYLESESPAKAAFLQLADAIADACDNSLEALATSRS; the protein is encoded by the coding sequence ATGGCTTCCTGTTCCTCCTGTTCTTCATCTTCCTCCTGTCCAAGCGCCACGGGCAAGGGTGGAGACGGAAAATGCAGTGACCCTGTCGCCCGGCAGGACAAAATCATCGCCGACAGGCTCGGGCATATACGGCACAAGCTTTTCGTCATGAGCGGCAAGGGCGGGGTGGGTAAAAGTTCCGTCACCGTCAATACTGCCGCAGCCCTGGCCCGGCGTGGTTTCAAGGTGGGCATTCTCGATGTGGACCTGCACGGCCCCAGTGTGCCCAACCTGCTGGGCCTCACAAGCACCGTCGAGATGGACCCCGGCGGCGAGCTTATGCTGCCAGCGACCTATAATGAAAATTTGTCTGTCATTTCTATGGACTCACTGCTGCAGGACAAGGATCAGGCCATCCTGTGGCGTGGTCCGAAAAAAACGGCTGCTATCAGGCAGTTTATTTCGGATGTGAAGTGGGGCGATCTTGATTTTCTGCTTATTGACTCGCCTCCAGGCACTGGTGATGAGCATATGACGGTCATGCAGTCCATTCCTGACGCGCTTTGTGTGGTCGTGACCACACCGCAGGAAATTTCCCTGGCGGATGTGCGCAAGGCCATCAATTTTCTCCAGTATACCAACTCCAATGTTCTTGGCGTTGTAGAAAATATGAGCGGTCTTGTGTGCCCGCACTGTCATCAGGAAATTGATCTTTTCAAGAAAGGCGGCGGCGAAGATCTCGCAAAACGCTACGGCCTCAAGTTCCTGGGGGCCGTGCCTTTGGATCCCACCACTGTGGTTGCTGCGGACCGCGGGGTTCCTGTGGTGTATCTTGAATCGGAAAGCCCAGCCAAAGCTGCCTTTCTTCAATTGGCAGACGCCATTGCCGATGCCTGCGACAACAGCCTGGAGGCTTTGGCCACCTCGCGCTCCTAG